AGGATCATTTTCTGATAATTTCCgctagagaaaaattatttgtttgtttttcaaacaGTATTAGACTTGTTATGGCGTCCATGTAATACTATCAGTGATACTAATCAAAGCTAGATGTTCGAAGAGGAATCAAGCATACTTTTCGATTTGAATAGAATCCTTGTGTTTATTTgaataaacaatttttcagaCAAAATGTTATCTTGAGAAATGATTAGGAGGTTTAATTACCTGTTGTAACTTGCGATTACCATCAGGGAAGAACATTGAGTCATGTAGTTGGTAAAAGCAAAGCTTTTCCttgattttccgattcaagGAACTCATCACCAACAAGGTAGATTTCAAACAATTACAATGACATATTACATACCAGAATGAGTGATCTTGTCTTTTGTCTTTTACATTGCTGGTCAACAGCTGCACCTTGAATTTCAAAGATAACTCTAACCATCTCACTGTTAGTTTTGGCtgtgtttttttcaatcataacGAATAATCAGTTTGCGTTATAGTTGTTAATTAGTTTTTGTTCCATGTTGATACATTGTTGTGTTTGAGCTATGTAGACAGATGCATATCTCGTCATGAACACCCTTGTGGAATCATTGTCCAAACCGTGGATTTCCAAATGAGAGCGATGCTGCCTCAACATATGCGTGACATAATGTTTACTGAAACAACAcacaaaaaagtaaaatatcaACCAACTTTACTTATCTgagatgaattatttataactatttgaaaattgcaaaattatttgaatctAACCATTGTTGTAATATTTACATCTCTTATCTGCAGTTGTGTACGTGAATTTGTgaaagtaaaatatttcttatCATATGAGAAGCTATTGTTTATTGTTTAAATGTTTACTTGAGTAaccaaatttgaaaacaaattatataaaataaatatatacatatacatggaTGAATATAATCTATACAATTTACAGTAAACTtcatcgtttattttatcgtgTTTCATCCCTATTATGGTTTTATACTCACAACCGTTTGACACACCTAACGacaggtatgtacatacgtgcgtacgtatgtatgtacttgagtttgaatttttcatagatggaaCTACACCATGGGAATGAACTACGGATGAACTACAGTCGTCTGCGACGACGAATTCAGTTTCGAATCAGTATAGCTTGCATAACTTGCGACAAAAATGAACGTTATCAAAGAGGTGTGAATAACCTCCTTGATCGCTATGTAGACACTTCAGTAGTTTAGATTACTAGGTTTTTGgttttgtaaataatattttagcGAGATGATCAAGCTCATGCGGACTTTAACAATCGGAAAAAACTTGATCATCGTATTAAATTCTGGTAAAAGATATGCAGGTCATAGTAAGTGGGCAAATATTAAACACGACAAAGCAATCAAAGATGCAAAACGCGCCCTCAACTTTAATAAGTTACGTCGCATGATGTCTGTTGCTATTGCAGGTACGTACCTGTGAAacttattaataaaaatatacttcaTAAAATAGCTACGATATTCTTGCTCGAATTTCAGAGGGAAGGAACGCTAACCCAGCAAACAATTTAAAGTTAGCCCAAATTATAGAACATGCAAAAAAGTCCAATATGCCTATGTCGTCGATAAAGGATGTACTTGCAAAAGCTCAAGCTGTTAAGGAGGCCACCAAAACGGGAATTCAGGAGATACGAGGACCAGGAGGGTGTATAGTCTTAGTGGAATATGCTACTGACAATTTGGTGGCATTCAAACAAAACCTAAACACTTTGCTACGAAAGACCAGGTAATTGATtatcattaaaaaattgaaggatttGGTGAAGGCTGTTTAAGCAAGAAGAATCATTCAATTCTTGGCTTATATAATATAGTTGTTCATCGGCTGATTCTGGTGCTCAGCATTTGTTTGAACGCAAGGGAATTGTGACAACAGAAATTAAAGGAAATTTAGGAACAGCTGTGGAAGATGCAATCCAAGTAGATGCTGAGGACGTTGTGGAAGGAACGGACGGTGATGATAAAGAATTCCAGGTATATACTTTATTGAATATAGAAACATCTTACTTTACTTCTTCCCCTGTTGTTCGTATATTTAGATATAATCAGATTTCATGTTGTTCATATAGTTTCTTTGCGAGCCAGGACTGGTGTTCAAAGttaaacaaaaattgttgGACCTCAATTATACCGTAAAATCATCAAGTGTGCAATATATTCCGTATAAGATGATTGACTTGAGCGACAGTGATTTAGAATTAGCAGCTGCATTGTGTGATAAACTTACAGCTATTGAAGATGTCATTGTACTACACGATAATATAGCTTAATAAATCCATGTTTACCATATTTGTCGTGTTTGAATACTATTTTTAGGCGTCGGCCTGATCTTATGGTTAGAGACAGGTATTTTCTCCCAGTCGGAATTGATATATTTTGAAgtgaatttcttttccattttttgctgtaaaaatcttttgacaGAATTTGGAACCTGATTCATAATTGAGTAATTGTAAGTTTCAGTGGTACAAAAATCACTAGTAGTTTTGGTACGTTTTGAAATACCtattttattagaaaaaaaaaaaagaaattcagcaataatataaatatacacttGCATTAAAGATGTACAGATAGTGTATTATTCAATGTATAAGAGCAGCGATAATGATGGTCATGAAAACCAACAAGTGAATAttggtataaataaattgccAGCATTAGGATTTATTATTAGAAATTGATTAAATATCGGGCATTTTTGTATGGTCAGCGCCGTAGCCTGCCATTCTGTTAATATTTGAACCTGAGAAATATAAAGTTGGAGCCCTGGCAAAAAgggatttgaatattttccttGACTTCTTGCCTTTTGTATTCGGCATTCGAGTCACAAATTTATTTCGGTTTAGATTTTCAGAATTCTCTGTGGCTACTGATTCATCCATttctggctttttttttcgtacaccaTCAATATCACTACGTCTTCTCTTGGTCGCAGTGCCACTTCTTGCGATGTCTGGTTCACAAGCTGCATCGTCAAATACAATAGAAAAATCATTAGTACCTTTGCCTTTTGATTTTCGATGTCTTTTagctctctttttcctctcaatAGGCGCAATTAATTCCACTATTACGTCATCACTATCTGATCCATCAATTTTCCGGATTTTTTCAGGTTCATCTTCTTTTACGTTTTTAATATTACTTGGAAGTTCCGCTATCATTTCGCCACGTTctgctttcttttctttcctgcCTATCATTGTGGATTCAATTACTGACTCAGTAATATACGAATTAGACTCAAAGTTTGTGTTAGCCCTGGAATTTTGTTGAATGATATTTGCATTTTTGGAAAGACCTTTATCAAGTAACACCACTTCTCCAACCTCAGAATCCTCAAGTTGGCGATTTTCTTCTGAAATCTCTTCAATGGTTTCCAAATTCGATTCCCTGCAATACTTTTGACGCTTACTTCTTTTAGTTCTTTGTTCGTTTACTTCATTGTCACATATTTCTTCGTTAATTGCTTCAATGTCTAATGCTTCATTGATAAATCCTGGGGCTTCCTCCATAGATATAGTTTCAATCGGCATAACGGtatcttttactttctttctaaGCTTGCTATTATCGACTTCAAATTTATCTAATTTACCTTTGCCcttatccttcttttttttctttctgataACGTCAGTGTTGTACTCAACTTGATCATTGAAAGTTACACGTCTTTTTCTGCCGTTCTCTTCCGACAAATCGAGTGCGCTATTATCGATACCAAAATCTAGATGAGAAACCTCAAACTCTACACCATCGTCGTTGTCATTGCCCGCATCATTGAGGCTCAATGCGggattgacaatttttttgttggaaaatGTGATTCTGCatttcttcttactttttttagACCTTGCTGGATCCAggtaagaatttttgaaagcaTTTCTATTCTTTgaaagatcttttttttctggatatTCCAAATCAAGTCCTTCATTAGCAAAAGCAAACCTGGATCCTGTGGCACtagtttcagtttttatttgaGTCTTCTGAATCCAGTCAGAAAATCTATCACAATTATCCCcaattttcgaagattcgaACCCAAATCTTAATTTTGGGTCGTGTTCgctattacaattatttttttgtatacgCATCTTcgtcctttgttttttttttaaatttgatagCTTATTTTGAAAGTAATCATCTATATTTCCTCCTTTTATCGTAAGAACTCCAGCAGTTCTATCTTCGGACCCAGTTGGTTCTGGATTAATCTCATTGACCAGTTCCACAACAGTTGAAGCTTTATTAGCATCTATCAATTCCTTTTGTCCAAATATATTAGCAAGATCTTTGGAACTGTATTTCTTGACGTCTTTACCctggataaatttttgatagctacaaaaagaaacgagaacaATTTTGTCATATCCTGCATAGAACTTAGTGTTAGATAAAAATTGGTCTGACAAAACACATTATTTATCATGCAAAGACCTCTGAATAACATACTGTAATCGGGCTCGACTCTGCTTGGATTTCAATTCTAATGATTCTGCTTCCGGTTcaatatcttcaatttttgcttGAAGATGACAATAGgagtttgaattttgtttctgTAGCTGAGATAGAAAATCATTGAAATCAGCTTGTTGCTGAGTCCAATGTTCTCCAGAATCTTTAAAGCCAATACCTTGATTCAAAAAAGAGAAGTTGTGGATCAGGAGCAGTTTCGTCATTCATTTGTGACAATTAATAAGCAGTCTCCTTAcctgattgattatttttaaaattgaccttGATATGCTCGGTCATTCCCTGCTCATTGGCTCCGAGACCTTTGCCATTTGTCCATCCCATCTTTTCCAGCATCTTCTGGCCGAATTTGCAGGagtctaattatttttacacaaaaaaatcaacgagttTTAACAAACTTGCGTGCTTGAAAACGAGGGAAATCATAATAAGTTTCTAGCTTGGGAAACGTAGTAGGTGAAATCTCCAAAATATTGTTGAGAAAAAGAGGcgtgatatttataataaaacaaattcgatCATCATAAAATAACTCCAATTCTACAATGAAAGTCATCTGACGTTTCGTTGGTAAATTATTTACCTTCACTCCATTGGTTGCCTCGTGGGTTTAAAATCCATTTCTGTTTACTACGAGGTTCAGCTAACATCGCCATAtcgtcaaaaaaattttttgaaacgggCACCTGAATTGTTTATCTAAGAATGTAAGTCATTCAATAATCCTCCAGACTTTTCACTAATTAACAGAGAAACTATTTAGCCATCAAATTAATCAAGCTCTATAGAGCACACAGGTTGCGTGTTCAATTCCAATGCAAAGTGCACTAACCACAACTCTTGGCACCCCTTGGAACGTAACGAACCAGTAACGAACTTCGATTATAGCCCACGCATCGACTTCTGGATAATCGGAACAATTATTGTAGATCGAACATAACGATATCTTTCGATAtcgaagaatcgttcgaatagatttgaatatgaaaattcatGCCTCAGACAGAGGCATGTATTTAGTTAATAGTGCCGTTGATTGAAGATAGCAATGTTCAGTCAACGATAGTTCCAAGTGCAAATAAAATGGAGTACATACAGGTAAAGCGGAAAAGAATTTACATCGCATAAAATGGGACAATGAACATTGCACAGTGTACAGTCAATATCTTGCATCTGAAATATGTATAGTCTGTTTATCATTTAGATGAAGCATTTCACGGAATTCTACTTGTACTACTAcataaattttgtaattaatattttcttcgCGAATCGTCGATGGAAGCGTCCGAATAAGGTGAGTATCTacccatttatttttcatacacctAACACCACGGGTTAGATGAATGTACTTAGCCTATTAATAGCTTCAAAGCAGTCTACTTATAATACATTTCATCATATATCTTGAGAGGATCTCATACGATTTACATTTTAAATACCATTACATATATTTGCCACTACTCCATCTGCATCACTTTCATTTGGCAATATATAATTCTCCCTCAACTTTCCTATACAATTCAAGACCCCAGTTTTCAGTTTAGTAATGAAGAAGCAAACCAGGTTGAATTATCTTGCTATCAAATAGTAGAACCAATACAAATCTGAAAAGATAACGTAAAgtctttcaaaaattcttaacATTCGAGTGTAATACTCTCGCTTGTGTAGATTCCGAATACCGAACTTATCTAATCTATAAAGCATTTAGTTGACCATCTGTATCATTTTCGTTTATCCTGCTACCACtgtttttgaataaatgattACATTTTATAACTCAGTCGTCATATGCGACGTCAATACTTGAACTCTTGCAGCGTTGCATCCTTTGCATAAAATATGATTGTCTAACGGATAACAACCACGCCCTTCGTTTTCTGATGACAGGATTAAACCACAATCTTCACATTTGTAGCAATGAATGTGAAAACTACGATCCAGTGCTACAACGCGAACAGTTTCATCCTGATCTGCTTCCGGCATTATCGGTAGTTTGCAAACGCAACAGCGTGGAgcaaattttctgaaaaatttttaatccgcGTAAGTCATCTTTTTcagaagaaaagcaaaatagGAACTCAATCTCCACTCACTTATGAAAGCATTGGATGCAATGGATCTGATTAGTTGCATCAACCGTGAAGGGAATACCGTCCAAACTTTCCCCGCATACAACGCATGTGAAGCACGACGGATGATAAGGTTTTCCAGTCGCTCGTAAAATTCGGTCCAAAATGGGCCTGGTGCATACACAgcacttttccaatgtattgaGGTAATCTTCTTCGCAGTAGGGCTTGCCTTCCAATGAGTAAAATGGCTTTCCTTGCAAGTTGATGTGGCAAACGAAGCAGCAAAAGCATGTTATGTGAAATACTTTGTCCATAGCAGAGCAGCCGTTACCTTCTCCTTCAACTTTACGTCCGCATTGAGAACATATGCCATAAATATCAACGTCATCAGCACCATCTTCCATTCCTTGTACCAAGAGATTTGTAAGCGCATCGACCTACGTAATcacggaataaataaaatattgccgTATCTGGCAATGAAAACACTCTGAATTAAAATCTCATTTTGAAAACTTACTTCTTTGACAGGAGACATTTTTCCCTGGATTTGAGTGGGAGGTGTAGATCCATATCCAGAATACATAGAATAATTACACGACAACTGCGACGGTGGTCTTGGATTTATTGGCTCATAGATGGATTCGTAGGTTGAAGATTGAGAACTGGGACCATAAATATCGTTCGGATAATTTTCGGATGGATATTCGGTCTGATAGGTGGCACGACGAAGTTCACTATAACTTGAAGATACAGGGCTAGGTGGTGGCGGTAATTCTTCTGGTGGCGGAGGAAACGAATTTGACGGAATGCAGGGAACATATTCTGAGGGttcagggggagggggaagatcatctgtagaaaaataaaacatctgACACATATGACAGTGCATTCAATAATAACCAAAGTTTGACAAATCTATAATTTTTACCTTGAGTATATGCGCCGGAAATATTGCTGTACATATTTTCAGGTTTGGCATTCCATTGAATATTACTGTAAAttaaatctttttctttttttgcagtCTTTTGTATTGAAGAAGCCAAAGCTGcctctgaattttcataaACAGCATCTCTATTGGTTTTAATCGCTCTATCGTCGACCGGTGGTTGTGGTGCAGACATACTTCCGATGTtcgaataaaagtttttctcaaTATAGCCATACTTCGGCTGCAATTTTTCCTGCATTTGATTGGTGCAAAGGTTTTCTTCATTGTTACATAATTTTCTCAAAGAATTGCCATTCGTTGGTGTATTATGTGCAACATCATGTTTTTCGGCACTAGTTGTCTGCGGGATATATGGCGTGGGTGAGTTTGTGTACAAGTTTGTAGACTTGGACTCGTTTGTAGCAATGTTGTTTAAAACTGTGCTGTATGAAGGAGCTGGTACTGTCTTCAGCGAATAGCTTTGCGGGATCTAAAGAACATTTGCCCATTGTCCATTTTAATTTGCTTtcttttattgaataaatttaatttacgcCATTAAGTTTCATCCTGGGCCAACTTTGATATCTCTTTTCGAACACAAGCCAAAGTTCTCTATAAGCTAGCAGGGTATGCATGAGTTTAAGTGTGAGgcaatcttcattttttgttctcagaAATAAGTTTGTATACAGGGAAACATGCTATATTCAAATAGCTTTGCTTTGTTAAGgagacaacaaaaaaacaaatggcttatgaataaaatatgtacgaaTGCATTAACAGCAAATTGGTTTGAACCTACACTGGTTGGTTGCTTCAATAATGGACGAGAGTTTTTACactttatatatttaatatgctGATGCAACAATTTTGAATTAGTTTATATAGCAAAGTATGGTTATCTTTAATCGGGTGCAATCCAGTGGGAAGTGGGTTTCCTTAATGATAATTGCTCAacatgataaaataaatgaacaccgTTACCTCTGGTTGAgccttttttggttttggtgGAACTGTGGGACCGATCTTTTTTACAGTTTTCCTCACTTCCCCTTCATGATTTATTTGCAGGCTGTTGACTTGTTGCTCCAGTTGATTCatgtttgacatttttttaagGTTCTGAAAAGTATATGAAAGCCGTACACTACGTATGATAACTAAATTGAGAAGTTACATTAGCGTGGATAACAGACTGAGATTGAAATAATCACTAACATTTTTCAGTGCGTAGTGCTACTTGCACCAATTGAACGCCTCTTACAATACATGAAAAAGATGATTCACTTAAGTTGCAAGACTTGAGACTTATTGTCAGAAATGAAATAcctgacaaatttttcatcgaataaaaCAACCGATCTCCATATACGAAAGTTAGTTATTACGAAAAAATCCCAGTCCTTCAGAACTcacgaaatattcgaaattatCGGGTCATTGAAGTACCTAATactaaaactaaaaaaaaaaaaattcattccaattttcaacaatCAACCAATCGTccgattattttatacaacaTCGGAAATAACGTTGAGTtattgatataaaataaaaacaaaaatacaagaaataaATGCTGCGGTAAATTATAGTAAAAtcagattttcaaatatttccgtATTAATCAGAGAGCTGCATCTAGCTGCGACAAGAGGATATCAACGATAAGCCAAAAGTCAAAATATCATAGTTACCTTATGCGAGACTAAAGAATTATGACTGATAATCAGAGAGACTGTAGGGgttaaaattcaatgaaaacgaCTCTGATACTAGTTGTATAGTTGAATAGAGAACCGATATCTCTTCTTCGACAAATACTCATGAGATTGAATCAAATATGAATCAGATCAGGTGATACTCTTCAATAGAACCTTGACGAACGATGCTTGTTTGGTTTACATATGACGTTGACTCACTGAACTATTGACTGAaggtttttttcgttaataacaACACGCCATCTTGCGTttgatgataaaattcaattatattcCCACATGATTCCTACGAAGCGCGAGTTTCGAAGGGATGCGTTAGTATACGTATCAGTGACTTATACGCATGGAATTTACAAATTTAACATGGATTTTTGGACCGTCATGGAGGGTGTTGttaaacaaaattaattgcaCCAACGATCGGTATAAGGTCTGGTCGTCAGATATTTGCAACTTTTTCACAGTGCCTGACTGCATCCTTCAATTTACTAACTAATTCTTGAAGCTGTTGTGTTGTGCAAGTGAACTTCATCGGTATCAGCTCTCCTCGATCAATCATGCTGAATTGAATAGTATATAATTGGGATGCGACGGAATTTTCAATGTTAGTCTGTAATAACAATAGAACTTAACTACAGAATAGTTATAAAGAATGCTGAATAGCTTGGTCTTCTTTATACTTTGATACCTTTACGCAGAAGTCCAATCGCCAGTTAATGTCAATGATATGTGGTAGACTATTGCCAATTTGTTTGAGTGAAATTTGAATGGTTTTCTTGTGGTTTGAATAAATATCGCACAACTTCTGAACTCTGGGTCCAGTGATGTTTGCGcttgataaaacaaaacttAGTTTTTCTCCATCAAGATCAAGTCTGGCTGCATCAATTAAAACACTCAACATGTTCCCAAAAACTTCTCTGACAACATCTGGTTTTGATCCGTAAAATTGAGC
This region of Athalia rosae chromosome 7, iyAthRosa1.1, whole genome shotgun sequence genomic DNA includes:
- the LOC105685670 gene encoding translational activator of cytochrome c oxidase 1 isoform X2, with product MIKLMRTLTIGKNLIIVLNSGKRYAGHSKWANIKHDKAIKDAKRALNFNKLRRMMSVAIAEGRNANPANNLKLAQIIEHAKKSNMPMSSIKDVLAKAQAVKEATKTGIQEIRGPGGCIVLVEYATDNLVAFKQNLNTLLRKTSCSSADSGAQHLFERKGIVTTEIKGNLGTAVEDAIQVDAEDVVEGTDGDDKEFQISCCSYSFFASQDWCSKLNKNCWTSIIP
- the LOC105685670 gene encoding translational activator of cytochrome c oxidase 1 isoform X1; this translates as MIKLMRTLTIGKNLIIVLNSGKRYAGHSKWANIKHDKAIKDAKRALNFNKLRRMMSVAIAEGRNANPANNLKLAQIIEHAKKSNMPMSSIKDVLAKAQAVKEATKTGIQEIRGPGGCIVLVEYATDNLVAFKQNLNTLLRKTSCSSADSGAQHLFERKGIVTTEIKGNLGTAVEDAIQVDAEDVVEGTDGDDKEFQFLCEPGLVFKVKQKLLDLNYTVKSSSVQYIPYKMIDLSDSDLELAAALCDKLTAIEDVIVLHDNIA
- the LOC105685667 gene encoding uncharacterized protein LOC105685667 codes for the protein MAMLAEPRSKQKWILNPRGNQWSEDSCKFGQKMLEKMGWTNGKGLGANEQGMTEHIKVNFKNNQSGIGFKDSGEHWTQQQADFNDFLSQLQKQNSNSYCHLQAKIEDIEPEAESLELKSKQSRARLHYQKFIQGKDVKKYSSKDLANIFGQKELIDANKASTVVELVNEINPEPTGSEDRTAGVLTIKGGNIDDYFQNKLSNLKKKQRTKMRIQKNNCNSEHDPKLRFGFESSKIGDNCDRFSDWIQKTQIKTETSATGSRFAFANEGLDLEYPEKKDLSKNRNAFKNSYLDPARSKKSKKKCRITFSNKKIVNPALSLNDAGNDNDDGVEFEVSHLDFGIDNSALDLSEENGRKRRVTFNDQVEYNTDVIRKKKKKDKGKGKLDKFEVDNSKLRKKVKDTVMPIETISMEEAPGFINEALDIEAINEEICDNEVNEQRTKRSKRQKYCRESNLETIEEISEENRQLEDSEVGEVVLLDKGLSKNANIIQQNSRANTNFESNSYITESVIESTMIGRKEKKAERGEMIAELPSNIKNVKEDEPEKIRKIDGSDSDDVIVELIAPIERKKRAKRHRKSKGKGTNDFSIVFDDAACEPDIARSGTATKRRRSDIDGVRKKKPEMDESVATENSENLNRNKFVTRMPNTKGKKSRKIFKSLFARAPTLYFSGSNINRMAGYGADHTKMPDI
- the LOC105685666 gene encoding zyxin-like isoform X3 — translated: MNFSEVTIRSLSNLQNPKIINDIIFGNILDIAILHLCERSDEKYAAQFYGSKPDVVREVFGNMLSVLIDAARLDLDGEKLSFVLSSANITGPRVQKLCDIYSNHKKTIQISLKQIGNSLPHIIDINWRLDFCVKNLKKMSNMNQLEQQVNSLQINHEGEVRKTVKKIGPTVPPKPKKAQPEIPQSYSLKTVPAPSYSTVLNNIATNESKSTNLYTNSPTPYIPQTTSAEKHDVAHNTPTNGNSLRKLCNNEENLCTNQMQEKLQPKYGYIEKNFYSNIGSMSAPQPPVDDRAIKTNRDAVYENSEAALASSIQKTAKKEKDLIYSNIQWNAKPENMYSNISGAYTQDDLPPPPEPSEYVPCIPSNSFPPPPEELPPPPSPVSSSYSELRRATYQTEYPSENYPNDIYGPSSQSSTYESIYEPINPRPPSQLSCNYSMYSGYGSTPPTQIQGKMSPVKEVDALTNLLVQGMEDGADDVDIYGICSQCGRKVEGEGNGCSAMDKVFHITCFCCFVCHINLQGKPFYSLEGKPYCEEDYLNTLEKCCVCTRPILDRILRATGKPYHPSCFTCVVCGESLDGIPFTVDATNQIHCIQCFHKKFAPRCCVCKLPIMPEADQDETVRVVALDRSFHIHCYKCEDCGLILSSENEGRGCYPLDNHILCKGCNAARVQVLTSHMTTEL
- the LOC105685666 gene encoding PDZ and LIM domain protein 5-like isoform X1 → MNFSEVTIRSLSNLQNPKIINDIIFGNILDIAILHLCERSDEKYAAQFYGSKPDVVREVFGNMLSVLIDAARLDLDGEKLSFVLSSANITGPRVQKLCDIYSNHKKTIQISLKQIGNSLPHIIDINWRLDFCVKTNIENSVASQLYTIQFSMIDRGELIPMKFTCTTQQLQELNLKKMSNMNQLEQQVNSLQINHEGEVRKTVKKIGPTVPPKPKKAQPEIPQSYSLKTVPAPSYSTVLNNIATNESKSTNLYTNSPTPYIPQTTSAEKHDVAHNTPTNGNSLRKLCNNEENLCTNQMQEKLQPKYGYIEKNFYSNIGSMSAPQPPVDDRAIKTNRDAVYENSEAALASSIQKTAKKEKDLIYSNIQWNAKPENMYSNISGAYTQDDLPPPPEPSEYVPCIPSNSFPPPPEELPPPPSPVSSSYSELRRATYQTEYPSENYPNDIYGPSSQSSTYESIYEPINPRPPSQLSCNYSMYSGYGSTPPTQIQGKMSPVKEVDALTNLLVQGMEDGADDVDIYGICSQCGRKVEGEGNGCSAMDKVFHITCFCCFVCHINLQGKPFYSLEGKPYCEEDYLNTLEKCCVCTRPILDRILRATGKPYHPSCFTCVVCGESLDGIPFTVDATNQIHCIQCFHKKFAPRCCVCKLPIMPEADQDETVRVVALDRSFHIHCYKCEDCGLILSSENEGRGCYPLDNHILCKGCNAARVQVLTSHMTTEL
- the LOC105685666 gene encoding zyxin-like isoform X4 codes for the protein MLSVLIDAARLDLDGEKLSFVLSSANITGPRVQKLCDIYSNHKKTIQISLKQIGNSLPHIIDINWRLDFCVKTNIENSVASQLYTIQFSMIDRGELIPMKFTCTTQQLQELNLKKMSNMNQLEQQVNSLQINHEGEVRKTVKKIGPTVPPKPKKAQPEIPQSYSLKTVPAPSYSTVLNNIATNESKSTNLYTNSPTPYIPQTTSAEKHDVAHNTPTNGNSLRKLCNNEENLCTNQMQEKLQPKYGYIEKNFYSNIGSMSAPQPPVDDRAIKTNRDAVYENSEAALASSIQKTAKKEKDLIYSNIQWNAKPENMYSNISGAYTQDDLPPPPEPSEYVPCIPSNSFPPPPEELPPPPSPVSSSYSELRRATYQTEYPSENYPNDIYGPSSQSSTYESIYEPINPRPPSQLSCNYSMYSGYGSTPPTQIQGKMSPVKEVDALTNLLVQGMEDGADDVDIYGICSQCGRKVEGEGNGCSAMDKVFHITCFCCFVCHINLQGKPFYSLEGKPYCEEDYLNTLEKCCVCTRPILDRILRATGKPYHPSCFTCVVCGESLDGIPFTVDATNQIHCIQCFHKKFAPRCCVCKLPIMPEADQDETVRVVALDRSFHIHCYKCEDCGLILSSENEGRGCYPLDNHILCKGCNAARVQVLTSHMTTEL
- the LOC105685666 gene encoding paxillin-B-like isoform X2, whose product is MNFSEVTIRSLSNLQNPKIINDIIFGNILDIAILHLCERSDEKYAAQFYGSKPDVVREVFGNMLSVLIDAARLDLDGEKLSFVLSSANITGPRVQKLCDIYSNHKKTIQISLKQIGNSLPHIIDINWRLDFCVKTNIENSVASQLYTIQFSMIDRGELIPMKFTCTTQQLQELNLKKMSNMNQLEQQVNSLQINHEGEVRKTVKKIGPTVPPKPKKAQPEIPQSYSLKTVPAPSYSTVLNNIATNESKSTNLYTNSPTPYIPQTTSAEKHDVAHNTPTNGNSLRKLCNNEENLCTNQMQEKLQPKYGYIEKNFYSNIGSMSAPQPPVDDRAIKTNRDAVYENSEAALASSIQKTAKKEKDLIYSNIQWNAKPENMYSNISGAYTQEYVPCIPSNSFPPPPEELPPPPSPVSSSYSELRRATYQTEYPSENYPNDIYGPSSQSSTYESIYEPINPRPPSQLSCNYSMYSGYGSTPPTQIQGKMSPVKEVDALTNLLVQGMEDGADDVDIYGICSQCGRKVEGEGNGCSAMDKVFHITCFCCFVCHINLQGKPFYSLEGKPYCEEDYLNTLEKCCVCTRPILDRILRATGKPYHPSCFTCVVCGESLDGIPFTVDATNQIHCIQCFHKKFAPRCCVCKLPIMPEADQDETVRVVALDRSFHIHCYKCEDCGLILSSENEGRGCYPLDNHILCKGCNAARVQVLTSHMTTEL